The Acinetobacter sp. 10FS3-1 genome segment TGTTTTTTATATATTTTTTTAATATAAAAAAACTGTAGCCCCCTACTTCTTCGGTAAAACATTTTAGACCATTTTCTTTTGACCCAGGGAAGGTACTCCAAGGCATTTCATCTTAAAAAAGATACTTTGTAGTACAATTTTTTGTATCAGATGATGCTTTGAATCTGCTTTTTTATTACTAATTTTATAATATTTTATTTTAACTTCAGTCCCTATTTTTTTATCAAAATCACTTGAACTTGATTTTTCTATATCTAAGTAGGATTCTACGTCCGAATATATTTTGGTAATAAACTCTACAAATGAATCGTACAATTTTAAATCTTTTTGACAGACTGCTTCAAAAACTAAAACTGATCGATCATTTTTCAATGAAATTTTATTTTCCAAAATATAATAAAAATTTTTAATTTCTTTTGGGGTAATTTCTTTGTCAATTATGAATGGCTGGCATATTCCATATAAATACGACCAATTGATCATTCGCTCCCAATTTAAATCCATTTCTTGCAGATCACGCTCCTCACTTCTAGCTATTTCTTTATCTTTATAAATATAAAATTGTCTACTAATTGACTTTATTAAGTTAACAAGCTGGTCTTCAGGATTTATGATCCGGTCATTTGATTTCCATTCCTGATATGATTCTAGAAATCTTTTTGGATATAAAAAACTCATTTGTTTTTTTTCAATTTCATCTTTTTTTAAGAATTGCTTTGGATCATTATGTTTTTCAAAAACCTTTAAAAAAAACTTAGATTTTTGAAGAATGTTAAAAGCTGATTCATCCTCAGATATCTTTAAGGATTTAAATTGAGCATTAATAATTTTGCTATTTTTTAGTAATGCACCAATCAATTCAGGCTGATATTTACGTTTTGCTGTATAAAACATGTCTGCAATTAAAATATTAAGATGATGTATATAGCTACTTGCGGTCACGTTAAAGTCTTCATGCCCCATTAGATGTGCTAAACGTTGCCATACATCTGCGCTATGTAATGATGCATGATCGATATTTTGCAATATATGCTTTTTAAGCCTACCTACAAACCTAGAGTCATAGTCAGTAAAACTACAGATAAGCTGGTGGCTGCCTTTCAATAAAATTGCTAAGTGTGATGCAGCACTATGCCTAAATGCGTGAAATGTATATGAATGATCACTTGTCCCTAATACCAAATTAAACAAGCTCCTAGTGATTTTTGATAATTGTTGATTTTCAAAGGTGAAGAGTAATGTATTCTGTACTTGTAATTCCGCTTCGCTCAAAGAAGCAGCTAAATATTTTTTATAAAAATCACAGAACTCTTTAAATTCATTTGGATTTAAAAAATAGGATAAATCAAACTGACGATTTGCATTTTCGTTTTTAACATTACGGTGAGAGTTGGAATGAATTTTTAAAACCAGATTTTCAATATCTGAATTGGATGATTCATTTGAAGTTGTATCTTTAGGATCTGACTTTGCTTCGTAATATAAACGATTATTTTTAAGATGACTTCGAAGCTGTGCAGAGTCAAAATCATTGAGACGGATGCCTGTCACTTCATCAATACGCAAACCTAGTCTAAATGCGAGTCGATAGACCCATTGCAATGCAACTATGTCATTCCCTGAAATGCCTAAAATGTTTGGATAATTTTCCACAATTTTCATCATTAATTCAAACATCTGCGGACTAATGGTCCGTGTTTTTAAAAATTTCCCGCTGTCTCTCTGATGTTCATACAAGTACGCTACTACTGGTGCATCATGCTTGTTGACCAAATACTGATGAAATGTTTTTAACCTCGCGAAAGAATAGCCAGAGGTGTCGTGCTTTTTATTATCATTTTTCTCAGCGATTGTTTCCTGCTTTTCCTGATCTTTCATTGATTTTTCTAAAATAAGGTACTCATACATTTCTTCAAATTGTTCTTCGATGGCATTATTCAAATTTATTTGATATTCTAAAATGTAAATTAAAAAGTCAGAAACGAAGCTGTGATAATAACGTTTTATCGATGCCACCTGAAGTGATGCTTTACCAGAGCTAGAATTGTAACCTAGCTCATACTTTAACCATTGGCATATCCGTAAATGTGCGATTGCCACCACATAATCAATATATTCCCCCTCTCCAGCTTCATAGGAACGTATATCGCCCTCTGATTTATTAATACTCGCGTTCAAAGCTTCATTAAACTTGGCTAGTGTCAACTCTTTACCATCTTCACTAAATGATAAAAGCAATGATTTTATATCATTACGTTTACCCATCCGTTTATCATTATAAACTTTAACGTTCTGACCACTAGTAGAAACAGAAAGCTCCACAGTGTCATGAGTATTTTCAATTCTTTCTTGAATCGTTTTCCAGGTATCAAGCTGATGATAAATAGCTATATGCTGTTCATATATCAAAGGCGTAGTGATAATTTTGTTATTAAGTACACTTGTACTCAATAGATCTAAATTTGGAATCTCCTGCCAAAGAACATAATCAATATGCTTGAAAGCAGAAAAACGACGTCGCCCAAACTCTTTGATAAATTGATGATCAGGAACAACATCTTTAAAATGTGCTTTTAGCCGCTTATAAAGTAAATCTTCCCGCTTAACTTTTTGATCTTGATCATCGTGTGTTTGCTGCCAAATACTAAGAGGCGATGTAAACTGTAATGCATAACCTTGGTTACCATGAAGATGCTCTCGGATACGCAAATAACAAAGCATTGAGATTGCGTTAAAATATATTTGCTGTGTTTGCCATAATTCCACATCTCCTTGGCTATCATAACGGTAGAAATTGCCATATTTTTGAGATGAGAGAGTGTATGAGAAAACGTAGGCATGATTCTCTGAACCAGAGTAAATTGGCAACAGTCCACTGTCTAGATTCATTTCAAAAATTGCATCATGAATTGCAATAAGCCGTTCAGGATGAATACATCCTTGATCGAAAATTAATGATATACATAGACATTCAAATAATATGTTTACTAGGTTTTGCTGAGCTTCAACTGTAGATTGTAAACTTATATTTTGAGTCTTTTTATTAAGAGAATAGCTCCACTTTTCATAAAATTTTTCTTTAAAATCAGCAAGAATAGCTCCATAACACAACTTGTCCTCTGTTAAAATATTATCGCGGCGCGGTAATGTTGCTATTTTCCAATCTGGTAATTTAATATCGTAAATTTTTGCATGATCTGGATTTTTTTTTTGCCACTCCTGATACTCTTGTTCACAAATAATTTTAAAGTGTTTAAAACACTCCTTGAGGTAAGAGCGGAAATATTTTTTGAGCTGGGAATGCTCACAAACTTTTATTAAAACTTGCTGATAGTTTGTAAATTTATCAGCAATTCGTTGATCAAGAAGTTTAAAATCAATCTCGACACCATTCACCTTTTTCTGAGTATATTTATGATCAATCAGCTCAGAAATTTGATTAAAAATTGCTTTTGTTTCTGTTTCAATCGCATTTTGTAATTGCTCTAGAATCTCTTGATTTAGTTCTTTGTTAATCACGCGATTTTTCCTGGGTAAACAAGTCTAGCTCCAAAATTTCTAATTTTTTCAGTAACGCTTCAACCTGTTGTTGAATTTCTGTTTTGTAATGAAAAGGACTTAAGGATGAAGTATGGCCAAACCCCATGGCAATACCATCATGTGCATAAAGGGTATTATGAATATCACTGCTGAGTTCAAGATGGTTTTTGCTAAAATGCCTTGGCCAGTTTTTATAAATCTGAACTGTTTCTTTCAAGTAATGCGTCACAAAAGCTGCTGACATTGGTGCCAAAGTAAGATTGTCTGCTATTTCTATAAAGTCAACGCTATGCTTTTTGGAAGTCAGTTGAGGATGGATAAGAATACACAGCATGAATTCATTTTTTTTCCACTGCTCCTGCAGATATTTCATGCCTAATGCAGTAATTGTCTTATCTATATACTCTCTGTATGCATCGAAATGCTTTTGCCAATAACCTACTACAGGCACTAAACGACCTTCTTGTCGTGAACCAATTTTTTTGTCATGAATATAGATAAATTTTGATTTTGAATCATAATTTTTGATCAAACCTGGCATACCCATCGTGGGTCGTACCGTGAGGCAAATTAAAGACAGATGCCACATCCAAATGCTATAAGCATTTAATTTCTCAATCCGATTGGCTTCATCATTCGTTAAAGTAGTCTGTACATAAGCATAAAGATTTTTAAAAAATTGAGTTGCTGCTTTGATAGTCCAGCAACGCTGACTACCTATACGTTGTTCTCGGTCAAAGATATAACCCGGCTGCTGCTCTTTTATCCATAGATCACCTTTTTTTCGGTTTATTAAACAATCAATGTATCTTTTAAAATGTCTATTTATCTCTTCAATATTACGCCCTTCATAGGACCAATTAACCACATGATTCGTATCGTGATTTGCCATTAAGTGTGCTACGAGATCATCACCTGTCTGCATATTCAGATGGAAATATATTTGCTTTTCTAAAATTCCACATGAAATCTTGTCCAAATTATACGGTCTGAATAGCTGCCTTAAAAAACGATTGTATTCAGGAACAGATAGTTCTTGAATAGCATTTTTTTTTAATTGAATAATCCAAGCACTAGGAATATGCCATTTATAAGTGGATGCTTTGTTATAGCGCTGTAATTTATCACTCATAATGCCCGAATGATTTACATTCAACTTTGGATCAATCACCCAATAATAAGATACTTCGATTACTTCTGTTTCTTCTGCTACTTTTGTTTTTTTTATTCTTTTTACTTTTGTTTTTTCTAATATTTTTCCTTTTTCAATCAAATTATTAATATCTTTAAAGATAGTAGGACTCAGACCAGTCAGCAGTGACATCATGCCACATAATGCCAAAGAAGATTGATCATAAAAGATTGTACTATTTTCTTTGAACATTTTATCCTGATAACAATCGTGCAATACGTTGTATACCTGATGTAATAAACTGGGTGCTAGATAAAGTGGATTACTTACAAATGGGACTTCACGTCTCTGAATAATTTTTTTGAGCTTTTCATCGGATATCATAGAACTTGCACGCTTACTGATATCATCATGTGTAGGATCAAGAATAGTTGCTGATTTTTCATCTATCTCGACTTCTGTGTCATCATTTTCTATATGAATAGGAGATGACCCTGAGTGGTTTGTTACATCAATCTCCTTTTTTATTCTTTTTATCAAATCCTTGATACTAAGTTTCTTCGATGAATTTAATTCCCTGTTGTTAAGCTCATTACAGACAATACAAAATTGCTCAATGTAACGGTTTAAATCTAATGAGATGGAGTGATTTTGCATCTCTTTACCAGTTAAAAATTCTTTAAAATTGCTGGTGTTAAATTCATCGATTTTTTTAATTTCATTGGTAATTTTGTCACATGGTATTTTTTTTTCCCCACGGTCTTTAAATTGGTTCTGCAGTAACAGTTTTAATGCATAACATAGTTGATTAAATTTCTTATGTACTCTTTCATCATCTACTATTCGCTTAAAATCTATCAGTTTTGTGTTTGTGATAGGCTCTTTATCTTTAGAACTAGAATTCGGTAAACTGATAAGTTCTTTGAGCATTTCACAAATTAATCCAGTCAACAGATAACCATACTGATGCCCTTCTTGTTCAATTTTAGTCCATTGAGTTAAACCAGCCAGAATTTTATGTTCCGTCACAATTCTCTTTTTTTTAATAGTAACCTGGATTTTTTCTGCAGCAGCATACAACTCATTCTTATTTTGAACGTCGAAATCTTTGAAAATAGCTTTTTTTTCACCAAGTGACTGATTTACCCACTTTTCCAATACTTTGATTTCTTCGTGTAGATCTGACAATCCATCAGTATTAGTCATACAGTTACCATAATTTTTCAGGGTAAAAATTGATTTTCAGCTTTCGTTCTAACTTGAGCTTGAAGTTTTTAGGCAAACCAAAATATTTTTTATAAGTTCTTTGAGTCAATTTTTTAACACAACGCTGCGGTTTTGACTCCACTCTCATATGTTCTGATAACTTCAGACTTAAGGCCTCGGACAATTGAGTAAAAAAACAAGTAAATAGCACAGCATGCACCTCTTTATGTTGGTGCTTTTTAACCTCTTCAGTTTCTTCAGGAGCTACATCAATTGTATCGAGTAACCACTTTAAAATTTCAAATTCATCAACGTCTTGATTGTCTTTTGCTGCCTGGTCAAGCATTCTTTTGATTTCATCATCCATCTTATTTTTAAGATCCAATACAAAATCTTGAATAAAGTCTGGTAAATCTAATATCAAAACGTAACTTAACTTGGTGAAAACTTCAGTTAGAACTTCAGGTGTTTTTTTTGTATGCCCAATTTTTTCTATCATGACTCTCTCAATCGATACTGGCTATACAAGCTCAATACAGTTGAAATGGTTAATTTCTAAATTTACTACTTAGGCCCAACAGAATATCTTTAGCCTAAAAATACCGATTATGATGTTATATGTTTATATCCAGCTAACACAGAACAGCTCAATGAGTTAACGTGATATATCACGTAATAACTTTACCATTTGATTTTCCAATATCAAAGTATCGCGATGTCTATATAAGGTTTATCAACAAATCAAAATATTTAAATTATTTGCCAGTAAAGTTATGAAGTTATGAAGTTATGAAGTTATGAAGTTATGAAGTTATGAAGTTAGGTTATTTAATCTTATAGATTGAATAACCTCTTCCATTCTCTATTTTATTTAAAACTTTTATCAACGAGCTGCTTAAAATCTTCTAAATTCTGCTCTGCCAGTGACTCTAAAGCTATTCTTACAATACTAGATCTGTTAACACGAGCGTTATTACTTTTGATAATTAACTCATCAATTAATTCACTTAATTCTTGGTTCAAAGAAAAGGTACAACGAACGAATTTCTTTTGTGAAACTTCTAGATCCTTAACTCTTTTATCAGCTCCAGATATGAAATTTTCAACCAGTTTATCCTGATCTGAAAGCTCGTCAGTTTTCTTTTTTAAACCGCTAAGACCTGCCATAGTTATACTCCTAAAAACTCTTGAGCTATCCCTTCAATTTCTGCTTTTGCCTTAGGATCACTTGTTACTTCAAAAACAGATAAGCCATTTTCATCTGCATCATCATAAACATTTCGATTTGTCGTGATGTGGTCTAATGCTTTTATTCCGAACGATACACAGGCTTCTTTAGCATCTAAAATTCGCTGTACTTGTGACGGTAATGTTGGGCATTGTGTAATGATTGCTCTTGCATTCAAATCTGGATTCACTGCTCGTGCCAGTTTTAATACTTGTTCCATATGATCCAAAGTCTTTAGATCTCTACGTTTAGGCCTAAAAGGCAAGAGCATATGTGTTGCTATAGTCATAGCAGAACGTAATGCTTCCGAATCTTGTCCACCAGCATCAATGATAATATCTTCATATCTTTTTGATAAATCTTTTAAAACTTGACGAATATTGCCTGAAGCTTGTACAGATGGAATATTTTTTAAATCCTCATTCTCATCACGTTCTTTAATCCAGTCAGTTGTTGTGCCTTGAGGATCTGCATCTAGAAGCAGAATATCTCTATTCTTTTCTTGTAAATAAACTGCTAAGTTTTGGGCAAGGCAGCTTTTACCAGCTCCGCCTTTTTCACCACCTACTAAAATAATCATAAGTTATGTAAGTTACGTAATTTTGTTGAAAATAATGTACAAGTTTCAATCTCATGAATCAACTATTGTGAAAAATAAAGTTAAAAAAAAGTTATCCACAAGTAATGTTCTTTTTTAATTTTATATATATTTTATAAATTTATATTTATAGAACCTCTGAATGCCTTATGAAGTCTAGTTTTCAGAGGTTTTATATGGACGTTTTCCTGACAATAAGTGGACACTTTCCTTTATTTAAATGGACGTTTTCCTGACAATAAGTGGACGTTTTCCTTTATTTAAATGGACGTTTTCCTTTATTTAATGGACGTTTTCCTGGCATAAATAGATCTTCCATTAATGGACATTAAGTGTTAATGTCTATTAATGGAATTTATTTCTTTAATCACAATATGGCAAATCTAATTTATAAAGACAATAACTTGATTGAAGCATCTTATGCATTGACTCTGTCTGAACAACGCTTAATTTTAGTTGCAATTATTGCAGCTAGGGAAATTGAAAAAGAGCTTACATCGGATACATTGCTAACAATACATGCGTCTGAATACATGAAGCACTTTAATTTGGGTCGTCAAGCGGCCTATGAGGCTCTTCAGGGAGCGTGTGATAACTTATTTGAACGTAGACTCACCTATAAGGCCATAGATCCTGTTACAGGTAAGCCAGCGGTCTACAAAAGCCGTTGGGTATCAAAAGTTGGCTATGTTAAAGAAGCTGCATGTGCTCAACTAATTTTTGCTCCTGATATTTTACAGCTTTTTGTAAAACTTGAAGAAAAGTTTACTCGTTATGAATTAAAGCAAATTTCTCAATTATCTAGTGTATACGCTATACGGCTGTATGAACTTTTGATTAGATGGCGTAGCAAAGGCAAGCTATATATTAGTATGGTTGAATTGCGTGATAAGTTAGGTCTACTTGAAAATGAATATAAAACCATGGGAGATTTCAAAAAGCGTGTATTGACGGTTGCCATAGATCAAATTAATAAACTTACTGATATCGACGTAAGTTATGAGCAGAAAAAAGAAGGGAGAACAATTACACATATCGAATTTTCTTTTAATCAAAAAGCTTCCTTAATTGTTAGTGATAAGGTACTGGAACCTGCATATCAGCTGACACCAAAACAATCTATATTTTTCGCTCAAAAATTGTGTGACCTTATCAAATATCCCGAATTCGGGGGGAAATATGCCAATGTAGGCGAAGAGATCGAAGCGTTTAAAGAAAGGATTTCACTTGAACTCCTCGACCCTGAAAAGGTAAAAAAGTATTATTCTGATTTGTTAAAAGTGGGCTATAAAGAAAAATATAAATCAGAAAAGTTATCATAACCTGAATAATAGAAATTTTTATTTTGAACACTACAAACCTATAGGAAAAATTTAGTCTGCCCTGGTAACCCTAGGGCGTGTCCTCATTTGAAGAATTGGTTTTAAATACTTAAAATCCTCCTTTGAGTTATTTTTATTTCTATATTTTCAATGGCACGTACTCTTCTTACCGATGATATCTGGCAGCAAATTCAAGATACTATGCGATTACATGGTTGCTACCGTTCAAAGAATAGTAGAAATATCATGGAAGCGATCTTATGGAAACTGCGTACAGGCGCCACATGGCGTGATATTCCTCAAGAATTTTGTCCTTGGCAAACTGCTTATAATCGTTTTAATCGTTGGGCAAGCAAGGGATTGTGGAATAAATTTTTTTTAGATTACGAGGCGTCTTGGATCAAGAATGGGTATTCATTGACGGAAGCTACATACGCGTGCATCAACATGCAAGTGGAGCTCGGAATGGTTTCGAAAGAGCAATTGGACAATCACGTGGTGGACGAACAACAAAAATACATCTTGCAACCGACGCGAATGGATTACCGATTGATTTTAAAATCACTGGGGGTGGCGTCCACGACAGTCAAGTTGCAAAACAACTGATTGATACTGTAGGCGAGGCAACTTATCTCATTGCTGATAAGGGGTATGATGCTGAGCACATTAGAATATATGCCCAGAACAAGGATATGATTCCCATTATTCCATTGAGATCGAATAAGGTGTTTGATAAATATCTATATAAATTAAGACATTTAGTTGAAAATGTGTTTGCTAGATTGAAGCATTTCCGAGCGATTGCAACCCGATTTGATAAGCTTGCACGAAATTACCAGTCTATGATTTACATTGCTTGCATGTTTATTTGGTGTAAAGCCAAATGAGGACACGCCCTAGTTTTATAAACTGAAAATTATATGTTCCACTAGTACGAAGAACTGATCTGGATTAATTTGCCAGAAAGATGAAATTATAAAGTTACATAACTTATGCAACTTACACAACTTACGATCTTATGTAATCCTGAGTAGAGTGATGCGATCGAAACCTCTCCCGGTAATGCTTGTCAGGGATTTGTCCATATATGGAAGCGCAGCACTGAAAATTACAGGTTCCACTAGTACGAAGAACTGATCTGGATTAATTAGCCAGGAAGATGAAATTATAAAGTTACATAAGTTATGTAACTTACACAACTTACAATCTTATGTAATCCTGAGGAGAGTGATGCGATGGAAACCTCTCCCGGTAATGCTTGTCAGGGATTTGTCCATATATGGAATGCAGCACTGAAAATTACAGGTTCCACTAGTACGAAGAACTGATCTGGATTAATTAGCCAGGAAGATGAAATTATAAAGTTACATAAGTTATGTAACTTACACAACTTACAATCTTATGTAATCCTGAGGAGAGTGATGCGATGGAAACCTCTCCCGGTAATGCTTGTCAGGGATTTGTCCATATATGGAATGCAGCACTGAAAATTACAGGTTCCACTAGTACGAAGAACTGATCTGGATTAATTAGCCAGGAAGATGAAATTATAAAGTTACATAAGTTATGTAACTTACACAACTTACAATCTTATGTAATCCTGAGGAGAGTGATGCGATGGAAACCTCTCCCGGTAATGCTTGTCAGGGATTTGTCCATATATGGAATGCAGCACTGAAAATTACAGGTTCCACTAGTACGAAGAACTGATCTGGATTAATTAGCCAGGAAGATGAAATTATAAAGTTACATAAGTTATGTAACTTACACAACTTACAATCTTATGTAATCCTGAGGAGAGTGATGCGATCGAAACCTCTCCCGGTAATGCTTGTCAGGGATTTGTCCATATATGGAAGTGCAGCACTGAAAATTACAGGTTCCACTAGTACGAAGAACTGATCTGGATTAATTAGCCAGGAAGATGAAATTATAAAGTTACATAAGTTATGTAACTTACACAACTTACAATCTTATGTAATCCTGAGGAGAGTGATGCGATGGAAACCTCCCGGTAATGCTTGTCAGGGATTTGTCCATATATGGAAGTGCAGCACTAAAATTACAGGTTCCACTAGTACGAAGAACTGATCTGGATTAATTAGCCAGGAAGATGAAATTATAAAGTTACATAAGTTATGTAACTTACACAACTTACAATCTTATGTAATCCTGAGGAGAGTGATGCGATGGAAACCTCCCGGTAATGCTTGTCAGGGATTTGTCCATATATGGAAGTGCAGCACTAAAATTACAGGTTCCACTAGTACGAAGAACTGATCTGGATTAATTAGCCAGGAAGATGAAATTATAAAGTTACATAACTTACGCAATCCTGAGGAGAGTGATGCGATGGAAACCTCTCCCGGTAATGCTTGTCAGGGATTTGTCCATATATGGAAGCGCAGCACTGAAAATTACAGGTTCCACTAGTACGAAGAACTGCTCTGGATTGATTTGCCAGGAAGATGAAATTATAAAGTTACATAACTTATGAACTTATGAACTTATGACTAGGTCTTAATTGAGAAGGGCTGTGTTGCACAAACCTAGCATCAAAAGCTTATTCAGCAATATAATTTCAAAATGAATAAGCCTGCCTCTAAAATCTACCGTACAACCAATTGGTCATCCTATAACCGAGCCTTAATTAACCGAGGTAATATTTCCATTTGGTTTGATCCAAAGACTCTGATGTGGTTCTAGGATTTTAGACCACGCCTATAAGTGATAATCTACTCCCCAATAAGCATGGGAAATACTTGTTTTTGGAGTCAACCATGACACGAAGAAAACGTCGTAATCATTCAGCAGAGTTTAAAGTTAAAGTTGCTCTCGCAGCAATTAAAGGCGACCACACACTCGCTGAACTTTCTACTCAATTCGATTTACATCAAAACCAAATCATCGATTGGAAAAATCAACTGCTTGAGCAATCAGTCAATATTTTTTCACGACCAACAGCACAACAAGAACCAGAGATTGACCTCAAAGCTCTACATGCCAAGATAGGACATCAGGCATTGCAAATTGATTTTTTAGAAGGTGCGCTCAGAAAAATAGGGCAGCTGAGCGGCAAAAAATGATCGATAAGACCCATCAACTTTCGGTACGACAACAATCGCAATTGATTCAAATCAATCGCAGTACGTTGTATTACAAGCCCAAAGAGATTTCATCAACTGATTTGAGTTGGATGCGTCTAATCGATGAAATTCATCTCGACTACCCATTTATGGGCAGTCGAATGATACGAGATATGCTACAGCGTCAAGGACATCAAATAGGTCGGCGTAAAGTCCGACGTTTAATGCGCTTGATGGGAATACATGCCTTGTATCCAAAACCCAATACCAGTAAGCCTAATCTTGCACACCGTATTTTCCCATATCTGTTGAAAAACATGGTCATCGATCACTCTAATCAAGTCTGGTGTACAGATATCACGTACATTCCTATGGCTAAAGGCTTTGTCTATCTGTGTGCAATTATAGATTGGCATAGTCGTAAAGTACTGGCTCATCGAGTATCGATCAGTATGGAAACAGACTTTTGCATAGATGCGTTGCAAGAAGCAATTGTGAAATATGGTTGTCCAGAGGTGTTTAATACAGACCAAGGCAGTCAATTCACAAGCGAGGCATTTTTGAATGAGTTAAAATTGCGAAATATCCGTATCAGTATGGATGGGAAAGGACGATGGATGGATAATGTAATGATTGAGCGTTTATGGCGCAGCGTGAAGCATGAGGAAGTCTATTTGAAGGCTTACGATACGGTTAAACAAGCGAAACAATCAATTGCTGAATATTTGGATTTTTATAACATGATACGTCCTCATTCAAGTTTGAATAAGGCAACACCGGATGACCAAGGCAGTCAGTTTACCAGTGATGCATTTATTGATGTATTGAAATCAAATGGCATTCAAATCAGTATGGATGGTAAAGGTCGATGGGTTGATAATGTGATGGTTGAACG includes the following:
- a CDS encoding transporter encodes the protein MIEKIGHTKKTPEVLTEVFTKLSYVLILDLPDFIQDFVLDLKNKMDDEIKRMLDQAAKDNQDVDEFEILKWLLDTIDVAPEETEEVKKHQHKEVHAVLFTCFFTQLSEALSLKLSEHMRVESKPQRCVKKLTQRTYKKYFGLPKNFKLKLERKLKINFYPEKLW
- a CDS encoding IS5 family transposase (programmed frameshift), producing MARTLLTDDIWQQIQDTMRLHGCYRSKNSRNIMEAILWKLRTGATWRDIPQEFCPWQTAYNRFNRWASKGLWNKFFLDLRGVLDQEWVFIDGSYIRVHQHASGARNGFERAIGQSRGGRTTKIHLATDANGLPIDFKITGGGVHDSQVAKQLIDTVGEATYLIADKGYDAEHIRIYAQNKDMIPIIPLRSNKVFDKYLYKLRHLVENVFARLKHFRAIATRFDKLARNYQSMIYIACMFIWCKAK
- the repM gene encoding replication initiation protein RepM translates to MANLIYKDNNLIEASYALTLSEQRLILVAIIAAREIEKELTSDTLLTIHASEYMKHFNLGRQAAYEALQGACDNLFERRLTYKAIDPVTGKPAVYKSRWVSKVGYVKEAACAQLIFAPDILQLFVKLEEKFTRYELKQISQLSSVYAIRLYELLIRWRSKGKLYISMVELRDKLGLLENEYKTMGDFKKRVLTVAIDQINKLTDIDVSYEQKKEGRTITHIEFSFNQKASLIVSDKVLEPAYQLTPKQSIFFAQKLCDLIKYPEFGGKYANVGEEIEAFKERISLELLDPEKVKKYYSDLLKVGYKEKYKSEKLS
- a CDS encoding integrase → MINKELNQEILEQLQNAIETETKAIFNQISELIDHKYTQKKVNGVEIDFKLLDQRIADKFTNYQQVLIKVCEHSQLKKYFRSYLKECFKHFKIICEQEYQEWQKKNPDHAKIYDIKLPDWKIATLPRRDNILTEDKLCYGAILADFKEKFYEKWSYSLNKKTQNISLQSTVEAQQNLVNILFECLCISLIFDQGCIHPERLIAIHDAIFEMNLDSGLLPIYSGSENHAYVFSYTLSSQKYGNFYRYDSQGDVELWQTQQIYFNAISMLCYLRIREHLHGNQGYALQFTSPLSIWQQTHDDQDQKVKREDLLYKRLKAHFKDVVPDHQFIKEFGRRRFSAFKHIDYVLWQEIPNLDLLSTSVLNNKIITTPLIYEQHIAIYHQLDTWKTIQERIENTHDTVELSVSTSGQNVKVYNDKRMGKRNDIKSLLLSFSEDGKELTLAKFNEALNASINKSEGDIRSYEAGEGEYIDYVVAIAHLRICQWLKYELGYNSSSGKASLQVASIKRYYHSFVSDFLIYILEYQINLNNAIEEQFEEMYEYLILEKSMKDQEKQETIAEKNDNKKHDTSGYSFARLKTFHQYLVNKHDAPVVAYLYEHQRDSGKFLKTRTISPQMFELMMKIVENYPNILGISGNDIVALQWVYRLAFRLGLRIDEVTGIRLNDFDSAQLRSHLKNNRLYYEAKSDPKDTTSNESSNSDIENLVLKIHSNSHRNVKNENANRQFDLSYFLNPNEFKEFCDFYKKYLAASLSEAELQVQNTLLFTFENQQLSKITRSLFNLVLGTSDHSYTFHAFRHSAASHLAILLKGSHQLICSFTDYDSRFVGRLKKHILQNIDHASLHSADVWQRLAHLMGHEDFNVTASSYIHHLNILIADMFYTAKRKYQPELIGALLKNSKIINAQFKSLKISEDESAFNILQKSKFFLKVFEKHNDPKQFLKKDEIEKKQMSFLYPKRFLESYQEWKSNDRIINPEDQLVNLIKSISRQFYIYKDKEIARSEERDLQEMDLNWERMINWSYLYGICQPFIIDKEITPKEIKNFYYILENKISLKNDRSVLVFEAVCQKDLKLYDSFVEFITKIYSDVESYLDIEKSSSSDFDKKIGTEVKIKYYKISNKKADSKHHLIQKIVLQSIFFKMKCLGVPSLGQKKMV
- a CDS encoding AAA family ATPase, which translates into the protein MIILVGGEKGGAGKSCLAQNLAVYLQEKNRDILLLDADPQGTTTDWIKERDENEDLKNIPSVQASGNIRQVLKDLSKRYEDIIIDAGGQDSEALRSAMTIATHMLLPFRPKRRDLKTLDHMEQVLKLARAVNPDLNARAIITQCPTLPSQVQRILDAKEACVSFGIKALDHITTNRNVYDDADENGLSVFEVTSDPKAKAEIEGIAQEFLGV